A window of the Loxodonta africana isolate mLoxAfr1 chromosome 3, mLoxAfr1.hap2, whole genome shotgun sequence genome harbors these coding sequences:
- the LOC135230632 gene encoding mucin-16-like, whose amino-acid sequence MVTSLVTSSGAESSTTMPVLTASPSKPETSAFLVTHPSAETSPAIPNSTVSPHLSETTTSLAITARVAMSTGLPTQTFFLGVAETTSSLVTIHKTETSRYDLSPMTSPGVPTETPSLSTHPGTEASTTIPTSALSLGLSETTGLLATSPAQEASTGVLALTVSPGVPGPATGPATAGEPNTVASWSTETSAPVTSVGPLELSRTVTGATVTLIPAETPTSPKTSHGEGESPTTILNTASAEITDSAATGPGATVAKTTTTFSTLSRSPSAPQTTPGIATWASVSVTPATSKSNFLTYSFYAFFPIKNSTIMLSKMSKTCKTLRMKNPIYPHLPPGEKLLFFFLMIFYCDLVKVYTAV is encoded by the coding sequence ATGGTGACCTCCCTGGTCACTAGTTCTGGGGCAGAGAGCAGTACAACTATGCCAGTGCTGACTGCTTCTCCTAGTAAACCAGAGACCTCAGCTTTCTTGGTCACCCACCCTAGTGCAGAGACAAGTCCAGCTATTCCTAATTCCACTGTTTCCCCTCATTTATCAGAGACTACAACCTCACTAGCCATCACAGCCAGAGTAGCGATGAGTACAGGCCTTCCAACCCAGACTTTTTTCCTTGGTGTAGCAGAGACAACATCCTCTCTGGTCACCATACACAAGACTGAGACCAGCAGATATGATCTATCTCCAATGACTTCACCTGGAGTTCCCACAGAAACACCCTCACTCTCCACCCATCCTGGGACAGAGGCCAGCACAACTATTCCAACTTCAGCGCTTTCCCTTGGCCTATCAGAGACCACAGGTTTATTGGCCACCAGCCCTGCACAAGAGGCCAGCACAGGTGTTCTGGCGCTGACTGTTTCCCCTGGTGTACCTGGACCTGCCACTGGCCCTGCAACAGCTGGGGAGCCTAACACTGTAGCTTCCTGGAGCACAGAAACCTCAGCACCCGTGACCTCAGTTGGACCCCTAGAACTTTCCAGGACAGTTACAGGGGCCACTGTGACCTTGATACCAGCAGAGACCCCAACATCACCTAAAACCAGTCATGGAGAAGGAGAAAGTCCAACAACTATCCTGAACACTGCAAGTGCTGAGATCACTGATTCAGCTGCCACAGGGCCAGGTGCTACTGTGGCCAAGACTACAACCACCTTCAGTACACTGTCCAGAAGTCCCTCTGCCCCTCAAACCACACCTGGGATAGCCACCTGGGCCTCTGTGAGTGTGACTCCAGCAACAAGTAAGAGTAACTTTTTAACCTAttctttttatgctttttttcccattaaaaatAGTACAATTATGCTGTCAAAAATGTCGAAAACATGTAAAACTCTAAGAATGAAAAATCCCATATACCCCCACCTACCACCTGGAGaaaaactcctttttttttttttaatgatattttattgtgatttggtgaaggtttacacagcagtttag